From the Aerococcus viridans genome, the window TACGCATGGTGATAATCGTCCAAAAGCCATCAACCGTATGCTACGTGCGGTTTCAGAAATGACTATTAAGGGTGTGGCGATAAACCAACAATTCCAATACGACCTACTATTTGATGAGGCCTTTGTAAAAGGTAACTATACCAATGATTACCTGGAAGCTAAATTCTTACCTGAATGGGCGAAGAGTCATCAAGCATAAATTAGCACGAAAGAAAGTAGATGAATTATGGCATTAAAACGCAGAAAAGCATATATTCCTATGCCAGAGGAAGATCAAGCAAAATTGAGCTTTCCTACAGATCCAAATAACCAAGCCTTCGTGCCAGATGGCATGTGGCAAAAGTGTCCGCAATGTCACCAAACGATTCTAACCGACGACTTGGGTGCTGAAAAAATCTGTCCGCATTGCCAATACCACTTTAGAATTTCATCTAGTGAGCGGTTAGCAAACGTGGTGGACAAAGGGACTTTTGTTGAAATGTCCCAACTAAAGGATAACCGCAATGAAGATCCTCTTTCTTTTCCAAAGTATCTGGAAAAGAAAGAAAAAGCGCGCGCTACAACTGGTTTAGACGAAGCTGTCGTAACTGGGGTGGGTGAAATCTTCGGCTACCGAACTGCTATTGGTGTGATGGACTCATTTTTCATGATGGGGTCTATGGGGACTGGTTTAGGTGAAAAAATTAAAAACTTGTTCAACTATGCAACTGAACACCAGTTACCAGTCGTCCTATTTACCGCTTCTGGTGGTGCCCGGATGCAAGAAGGCACACTGTCTTTAATGCAAATGGCTAAGATTTCCATTGCTGTTCAAAATCATTCTAAAGCTGGTTTATTATATATTCCCGTCTTAACTGACCCAACGACTGGTGGTGTAACGGCATCATTTGCTATGGAAGGGGATATTACCATTGCTGAACCAGGGGCCTTAATCGGTTTCGCTGGTAAACGGGTAATTGAACAGACGATTAGACAACAATTGCCTGAAGGTTTCCAAACGGCAGAACACCAACTGCAACACGGTTTTATCGATATGATTGTTGAACGTTGGCGCCAAAAAATCGTAATTGCTGAGCTATTACAAATGCACGGTGTCGCTAAAGGAGGTGCTCGATTTGAGCGTTAGTATGAAACAATTATTAAAAACCGTTGAGCAACCTAATGCGAAAATTACGCAAAAAATCCCTGCAGAAGTGGTAACAGCTTCACGTGATATCAACCGATTAACCACGTCTGAATTGGCTAAGAAAATCTGTGACGTCTTTTATGAGATGCATGGTGACCGTCGTTATGGTGACGACGGCGCGATTGTTGGTGGTGTCGGACAAATTAATGGCCGCGCAGTTACAATTGTTGGAACTGAAAAAGGCCACTCGGTACAAGAAAATATCAAGCGTAACTTTGGGTCGCCTCATGCTGAGGGTTACCGTAAAGCCATTCGTTTGTTTGAACAAGCTGAAAAGTTCAACCGTCCAGTGATTACCATTGTTAATACCTCCGGCGCCTTCTGTGACGTTGAAGCAGAAGACCGGGGGATTGGACAAGCAATAGCTGTATCCATGCAAACAATGGCTGGCTTAACTGTACCAACTATCACGATTTTAATGGGTGAAGGTGGGTCTGGTGGCGCGTTAGCACTTGCTGTTTCAAATAAGGTGTGGATGATGGAGAATGCCATGTATTCAGTCTTATCGCCAGAAGGGTTTGCAACAATTTTATGGAAAGACCCGAGTCGTGTACCAGAAGCTGCTGAATATATGAAATTCACGGCGCCTGACTTGCTAGATTTTAAGGTTATTGATCAAATTATCCCAGAGCATTACGGGAAAAAGGTCTTAGACCACGATGTTCAGGCCCAATTGATTAAAGAAATGGTCTTGAAAGAAATTGACCAGCAATTGGCCATATCAAAAGCAGATTTAATTGCTGCCAAAGAGGCACGCTTTAATCAATTCTAGTCAACTGACAGTTTGAATAAATAACCACTTTTAAAGGAAGGTGTGTCCTATGGTCGCATCTTCTTTTTTCGAATTATTGGATAAAAATATTCATGGATATGATATTGTGATAATATAAGCATAGAAGGAAGGGCGTTTACAGCCTGCATTTCTACCAGAAAATAAGATTTAAGAGGATGTATAATGAGAAACCAAGACAATGATTTTGAACGATCATTTAAATTAGATATTGAAGAAGCGATTCAGCGTATGAAAGCGGGCGAAATGAGTGAATCGCTGAAATTATTGCTGATTGCCCGTAAGAAAAGAAAGAGTGTCGTTGATTTTAGAAATTATATCATCGGCGTTTTATATGAAGAAGAATTAGAAAATGATTTAGTGGATATTTTCTCATTATTGATTGAATTTTATGGGGAAGGTGTAATGGCTAATCCTGATTTAATCGATGTCGAGGCAGAAATTGACTGGAAGTCTTTCTACCAATTTGTGCAAAAAGCCATTCAGGGACAAGTCAAATTGAACCTCCCTCAACACGGTCAAATGACACCCATTATGCAAATTATTATTGTGCCAGAAACGATGGAAAAGTTGGCCCAATTTGAGGCGACTTCAGATGATGATGCTAGTAATGTGGAGGTTTTACAAGGTCTACAAAAGTTATTCGACCAGTTAGTGGCCAGGGATAAACCCTTGACTATCCTTGAGAAGGCGCAGGTCAACCATCTGCTGGAATTGAGCGACAAGGTATCCATCGATAAATTGTTAAGTCTCTTAAATCGGGACCGGGATTTTGTCTTCCAATCGGATATTTTGCTTTATATTTTCCACCATCCACACGAGGACCAGGAAATTACCTTAACCAATATTTACGATGAGGCGACGACCATTTTACTCAGTGACTTATTTGAGATTGAAACCAATAGTCACTTCTTAGACTTGGTTTCCTATGTGGAGGAAGTGTATATCCACGAACCCTATCGCGTAGCCTATTTGATGGAGAATATTTATGATATATACACCGTCATGTACCCATTTGTCGATGATTTAAACCAAATTGACCCAGAAGATATGGTAGAAGCCATTGGCCAATTAATGGAAAGTGGCGATCCACTGGCAATTGACAATCAAGTCGTACAAGATATTTACCAATATTGGTTTTATGAGTATATGCAGAACTTTGCGAGTTTTGAATAAGAAGATGTAATGGATGATTAAAGGGTGATTGGATGTTAAAAATAGCCATAGACGGATCAGTGGACGGGCAATTTGGGCCGGCAGGCGTTGGTATGGTCATTATCCATGACGGGCAACAACGACAAGAGAAATACCCTTTAAGTGGGGAAATGGACAACCATGAGGCCGAATTCCATGCCTTGCTACTATTGTTAGAAAAATTACAAGCTGAAGGACTAGAAAGTGAGTGGATCCTGTGTCAAACAGACTCTAAAATCGTCTTTGATGCCGTTAATAAGAGATTCCATAAACGCGACCCCTATAAAAGTTTGTTAAAGGCCATTTTAAATCAACTAGACCATTTTCCCATGTTTAATCTAAAGTGGGTGCCGGACCAAGCCAATAGAGGGGCAGATAACTTAGCCCGCCAAGCCATGCACCAGGCCAAGAAACTAAGCAACCAGCAGGACTAATTAAGGGATAAATGCAGACTGTCAATCGCATAAACTGGATTTAAATTCGAATAAAAGACACAAAAAAACCAGGTAGCAGGCGAATAAAGCCGTTTACCTGGTTTTTTATTACGATCGTAAATAACTTATTCTGCCTCTACTTTTTTAGGACGTGGTTTGCGCGCGCCCCAGTATTGGAATAGGTCAGTACGGATAGCCCCATTGTATAATTTACGTTTCTTAGTCGCTTTCTCACCGTAGTATTCTTCAAAGGCTAAGTCAGAGGTCAGGATGTATTTGCTCCAAGTTTTCATTGGCCGGTAAAGATCACCCATTTGTCTGTATAACTTATGCACGTACTCTTCGTCATTCAAACGCTCACCGTATGGTGGGTTGGCTACGATAACGCCGTATTCTTTATTCGTTGTAAAGTCAGATAATTGCATTTGTTTGAATTCAATTTGATCCCCGACACCAGCTGCTTCTGCATTGGCTTTTGCGATTTCAATCATCCGGTGGTCAATATCTGATCCCATGATATCTAATTGAATGTCATGACGGATAGCCGCTTTAGCCTCTTCACGGGCTTTTGAATATTCACGGTTATTGAAGATATCCCATTCCTCAGAAATGAAGGCACGGTTAATCCCTGGGGCAATATTTTTCCCGATTAATGCCGCTTCAATGGTTAGGGTACCTGAACCACATGTTGGATCGTAAAATGGCTTGTCAGGGAACCAGTTAGTTAATTTAACTAGGGCTGCAGCCATGTTTTCTTTAAGTGGTGCGCCACCTTTTTCAGTACGGTAACCACGTTTGAATAGGGAAGAGCCAGACGTATCAATAGTAATCAAGGCTTCGTCCTTGTGGATGCTCACTTCAATAGGGTATTTAGCGCCTGTTTCAGGTAACATACCACGGCGGTGGTAGTGGTCGCTCAGACGGTTAACAATCGCTTTTTTCACGATTTTTTGCACGTTAGGAACAGAATGCAATTTTGAATTGACTGATTTACCTGATACTGGGAACTCTGCGTCCATTGGTAGAATATCTTCCCAAGGGATAGCCTTAGTCGATTCAAATAATTGGTCGAAGGTGATAGCTTTGAAATCGCCCATGACGATTTTGATACGGTCCGCAGTCCGTAAGTTAATATTTGTTCGAGCTACGTCATCAAGACTGCCTTCAAAGCGGGCACGGCCATTTTCTACTTGAACCTCGTAACCCATGTCACGTAATTCTTTGCCGACTAAGGCTTCAATCCCTGCGGCAGCTGTTGCGATAAGTGGATATGTTGTCATATTGTACTCCTTTTGGGTGGTAAAGCTTCGTCTTATATTTAAGTCTATTTTACCATGATTTCATCTTAATAAAAAAAGGTTGGAAAAGAATCCAACCTTTTGCCTGTTTGTAAATTTCGATAAGCCATGTTCTGTTCCCCGATATTACAGGTTTAATACCGGTTCGGTAATCATCTGTCTACTAAATAATTAGTCTCTTATTCCGTTTGTTTCCAGTCAAAGAGCGCCCCTACCAATGTTTGGGTTGCTCGCTCGAGGGGTTTACCGCGTTCCATTCAACTACTTTCATAGTTGACTCGTCTCTGTGGCACTTTCAAACTTACTAGCACATAGTCCAAAGACCTTAGTGGGTTCTGTTGCCGTCAAATTAATGCTTTAGCTTATTTTTTCGCTAAACACGAACACTACAAGCGTTTCAGCTTGTGCGAGCATGGACTTTCCTCAGGTATAAGTATATACCCGCGATTACCTGAAATTTACAACTCCTAATGATAACACGAAAGTGATCAAATGACTAGTTATTTTCAAAAATAATAGTATGATCTTTCGTATCGCCTTTGTTCTCTTCACTAGCATCTACTGTATTTTCGGCTTTGGCGTTTTGGCCACCGAATACAGCTTTTTCTAACTTAGACAAGCGACGTAGAATGTCATAGTTGGTTGTCCCTTTTGATTGAGGTACTGTTGTAGATTTTGAGCGTTGGTTAGCGGCTTGGCGGCCACTTTCACTTAGACCGGTTGAGTGTTTTGCACGCTCTAACTCATTTTTAAGTGAGGCAATTTCTTTTTCATATGACTCATAGTCACGAATGATTAAGTCTAAGAATTCGTCTACTTCCTCTGTGTTGAATCCACGAAGAGCAGGTTTAAATTCTTTCTGTAAAATATCTTTTGTCGTCAAATTACGATCGGCCATTTAAATAACACCTCATCATTTATATTTCTAACTTCTATTATAGCACAGCTTTCATTATTTGTAATAAATGTAATATAATAATAGTTTAAGATTCTATCAAATTCAACAACAATCAATAGCTTAATTGAATCCGTTAGAACATTGGCGCGGTAGTTATTTTCGTGTGGGTATATTATAATAATTAAAAAAGACGAAAGTGAGGAATCAACAGATGCACACCGTATACACTTTTCTTGAAGAAACGTTAGAGAATAGCCACATTGATATTCCTTGGCGCTTATCCTATGTATCAGTAGCTAAACAGGTGGTATTACAAACTTATCTGCCAGTGGTTGCCAGTGATGAAATCACTTTTTTAGACAAAAATAACCAACCTTTAGAAGGTATCGATTACTTAGAATTGAAGTTTATTTTTACAGCTGACCACCGTGCTAATCAAACAGAGAACGGGATTTTTATTATTCAACCAAAAGACACTGAACAGTTTCAAAAAGGGCACTTAGATATTCTAGCCCAAGAAATTAGCCATCTTTTATATGAAGCCCGCTTGCAAATTAATGAATTAGTTAAAGGGGAAAGAATGGCGGTTGATTTGAAATGGCCAGCAGAAGAAGTCGACCAAATGATCACAACAAGAAGAGCCATTAAGCGCTATGATG encodes:
- the accD gene encoding acetyl-CoA carboxylase, carboxyltransferase subunit beta translates to MALKRRKAYIPMPEEDQAKLSFPTDPNNQAFVPDGMWQKCPQCHQTILTDDLGAEKICPHCQYHFRISSSERLANVVDKGTFVEMSQLKDNRNEDPLSFPKYLEKKEKARATTGLDEAVVTGVGEIFGYRTAIGVMDSFFMMGSMGTGLGEKIKNLFNYATEHQLPVVLFTASGGARMQEGTLSLMQMAKISIAVQNHSKAGLLYIPVLTDPTTGGVTASFAMEGDITIAEPGALIGFAGKRVIEQTIRQQLPEGFQTAEHQLQHGFIDMIVERWRQKIVIAELLQMHGVAKGGARFER
- the accA gene encoding carboxyltransferase subunit alpha translates to MKQLLKTVEQPNAKITQKIPAEVVTASRDINRLTTSELAKKICDVFYEMHGDRRYGDDGAIVGGVGQINGRAVTIVGTEKGHSVQENIKRNFGSPHAEGYRKAIRLFEQAEKFNRPVITIVNTSGAFCDVEAEDRGIGQAIAVSMQTMAGLTVPTITILMGEGGSGGALALAVSNKVWMMENAMYSVLSPEGFATILWKDPSRVPEAAEYMKFTAPDLLDFKVIDQIIPEHYGKKVLDHDVQAQLIKEMVLKEIDQQLAISKADLIAAKEARFNQF
- a CDS encoding ribonuclease HI family protein: MLKIAIDGSVDGQFGPAGVGMVIIHDGQQRQEKYPLSGEMDNHEAEFHALLLLLEKLQAEGLESEWILCQTDSKIVFDAVNKRFHKRDPYKSLLKAILNQLDHFPMFNLKWVPDQANRGADNLARQAMHQAKKLSNQQD
- a CDS encoding THUMP domain-containing class I SAM-dependent RNA methyltransferase translates to MTTYPLIATAAAGIEALVGKELRDMGYEVQVENGRARFEGSLDDVARTNINLRTADRIKIVMGDFKAITFDQLFESTKAIPWEDILPMDAEFPVSGKSVNSKLHSVPNVQKIVKKAIVNRLSDHYHRRGMLPETGAKYPIEVSIHKDEALITIDTSGSSLFKRGYRTEKGGAPLKENMAAALVKLTNWFPDKPFYDPTCGSGTLTIEAALIGKNIAPGINRAFISEEWDIFNNREYSKAREEAKAAIRHDIQLDIMGSDIDHRMIEIAKANAEAAGVGDQIEFKQMQLSDFTTNKEYGVIVANPPYGERLNDEEYVHKLYRQMGDLYRPMKTWSKYILTSDLAFEEYYGEKATKKRKLYNGAIRTDLFQYWGARKPRPKKVEAE
- the gpsB gene encoding cell division regulator GpsB; its protein translation is MADRNLTTKDILQKEFKPALRGFNTEEVDEFLDLIIRDYESYEKEIASLKNELERAKHSTGLSESGRQAANQRSKSTTVPQSKGTTNYDILRRLSKLEKAVFGGQNAKAENTVDASEENKGDTKDHTIIFENN